AGCTTCTAAATGTGCCGCTctgaaatgctgctgctgctgctgctgctgctgctgctgctcgacAGCAACAATCTGGTTTGGGTTATTTTTAACGAGGGGAGAGTCTGGCCTGTGTTTGGGGTTTGTGCTCGACTCCAGAGCCTGGTGAGAGGAGCTGAGACCCTCGTTTGCAGCAGCAGCGGccgcggcggcggcggcggctgCAGCCAGACTCACTCCAGATGAATTAGTGTACCGCAGGATCCCCTGGCCCTGCAGGGGGCTGAAGTTGCCATAGTTTGTGTAATTGCTATAAAAGGGAGAAGTGTAATAAATAGGTCTTCCAAGGATGGATGGGGGCGGGTAGAGAGAGGGGGAGCTGGCAGCCGGGGAGGTGGTGGAAGGCGTGGGGGGAGTGAGGAGGCCACCGCTGGAGGAGGGGCCGCTCGGTTGCCCAGGTTGCCCAGGTTGCcccagttgctgctgctgctgatgctgctgctgctgctgctgcttttggtCCGAGGTAGCAATCTCCGCCAGCGACCACAATTTGGGTTTGGCAGCAGGGTTCTGAGGCGCCCCGGCAGAGGACCTGCCATCGAGGCATGGAGGAGATTTGCTGGAGTTCATGGTGCTGACGCTGACGAGGCTCCGGGCCAAGTCCTCGCGTTGactgtggaggtggtggagatgatggaggtggtggtgctggtgctggtggtgaTGGCCGAGGAGCGGCGCTTCTACACCCGTCAGTGGCGACGATGTGACGGGTTTTGGTGAGAGATGAACCCGCGAGTCGTGGTGCCGGTCGTCGTCGgcgtcgtcgtcgtcgtcctcGTCGCATTTGTCCACGGCTCGGTCGGAGCCCAGCTCCCCCACACGACAGCTGACCTTCTCCACGTCAGACTCTGCCGAGCAGGAGTGGTCCGTCAGCGTGTCCACATGCAGGCTGATGCCTGAAGCAAAAGAAGAGTTCAAATAGGTggttaaaaatatgaataattgggttaaattaagaaataaacaggaaaacaattaagattaaattaaataaaggagGCACGTGTATCCTATTAAATTTCAATAagcagtataataataataaaaaaatgcataaactgggattttatataaattaatacatattt
This genomic stretch from Anabas testudineus chromosome 16, fAnaTes1.2, whole genome shotgun sequence harbors:
- the irx2a gene encoding iroquois-class homeodomain protein IRX-2a — translated: MSYPQGYLYQPPGSLALYSCPAYGASALAAPRNEDLARSSSGSAFSPYPGSAAFSASAGAGFSNPLSYSTDPATGFPSYMSSPYDAHTTGMAGALSYHPYGSPGYPYQLNDPAYRKNATRDATATLKAWLQEHRKNPYPTKGEKIMLAIITKMTLTQVSTWFANARRRLKKENKMTWAPRNKSEDEDEEDGDGERKEVERSEKTLDNSEASAEDEGISLHVDTLTDHSCSAESDVEKVSCRVGELGSDRAVDKCDEDDDDDADDDRHHDSRVHLSPKPVTSSPLTGVEAPLLGHHHQHQHHHLHHLHHLHSQREDLARSLVSVSTMNSSKSPPCLDGRSSAGAPQNPAAKPKLWSLAEIATSDQKQQQQQQHQQQQQLGQPGQPGQPSGPSSSGGLLTPPTPSTTSPAASSPSLYPPPSILGRPIYYTSPFYSNYTNYGNFSPLQGQGILRYTNSSGVSLAAAAAAAAAAAAANEGLSSSHQALESSTNPKHRPDSPLVKNNPNQIVAVEQQQQQQQQQQHFRAAHLEAKKGT